A DNA window from Acropora palmata chromosome 12, jaAcrPala1.3, whole genome shotgun sequence contains the following coding sequences:
- the LOC141861057 gene encoding beta-hexosaminidase-like isoform X2, translating to MLSFSPVIDNFEGNGYFYVDKVLRVSHVSGRLFKLRPMGSHFKILPGESARCKVRTSWKPSRFLVAPNWYIARTGLRPRTIASTVGEELKFVAYPKWLREKVHAITTDLGHAPLAVIPTPKELRAGDHSDAQSSTVFISKEWTAIADDRLQNERRFLSDKLGLKATNHFTGIKSKVILLNLTSSTHALATFPESYVLKVDNSKEMITITGHGTAGVFYGMQTFLSLLNSESEVPEVLVKDWPRFSYRGLMIDVARNFKSKHQILKTLDVMAMYKMNKLHLHLSDSEGWRLEIPGLEELTTVGARRCHDLQEKTCLLSHHGSGPDISSFGTGYYSTEDYRDILRHAHQRHVQVIPEFDFPGHSHAAIQSMKVRHEGLMVEEKAQYSLLIDDFHDVSQYVSAQGFREDVINPCLASTYSFMDYLISALLRLHRDIQPLKLFHFGGDEVPLGVWIDSPACKNMTQKLERNKPMVRQSLMIHFIKKLSTIAKKHNVEIAGWSDAFTFEDNQLDEMNEQYILSKTLLDSKDPVAYYWGGGKDHWRAQTLTDDGYKMVLSPSEILYLDHSSEDGFNERGLNWAADYSNVKKILNYSPADNENILGIEGTAWSELIRTADQLDSMIFPRLLAVAERAWNKAPWADNAEYAARQRAIDSEWVNFANTLGYKELKRLDLMGVAYRIPPPEPRLSCKKENCKKLRVTTELPGLKTEYSLDNGVTWKDTTPQMELNTSMKFRTRSPDGTRFSRVIRLEPLVD from the exons ATGCTGTCTTTTTCGCCTGTCATTGATAATTTCGAGGGCAATGGATATTTTTACGTTGACAAAGTTCTCCGTGTAAGCCACGTCTCTGGCCGCCTCTTCAAGCTCCGACCAATGGGGTCGCATTTTAAGATCTTACCTGGGGAGTCTGCGAGGTGTAAAGTTCGAACTTCCTGGAAACCGTCAAGATTCCTGGTGGCACCAAATTGGTACATTGCAAGAACGGGGTTACGGCCCAGAACGATTGCAAGTACTGTGGGCGAGGAACTTAAGTTTGTCGCATACCCCAAATGGCTGCGAGAGAAAGTTCATGCAATAACTACTGATTTGGGACATGCACCCCTTGCAGTGATACCAACACCCAAGGAACTTCGAGCTGGTGATCATAGCGATGCCCAGAGCAGTACAGTATTTATCAGCAAGGAGTGGACTGCAATTGCAGACGATCGTTTGCAAAATGAACGTCGATTTCTTTCAG ACAAGCTTGGTTTAAAAGCAACCAACCACTTTACTGGAATCAAGTCAAAAGTCATTCTACTTAATTTGACGTCTTCAACTCATGCGTTGGCTACCTTCCCCGAATCCTACGTGTTAAAAGTAGATAATTCTAAGGAAATGATAACCATAACCGGCCATGGAACTGCAGGAGTCTTTTATGGTATGCAGACCTTTTTGTCACTCTTAAACAGCGAAAGCGAGGTACCTGAGGTGTTGGTGAAAGACTGGCCTCGCTTCTCTTATCGTGGTTTGATGATCGACGTTGCCCGTAACTTTAAATCAAAGCACCAAATCTTGAAAACATTGGACGTGATGGCGATGTACAAGATGAACAAGTTACACTTGCATCTCTCTGACAGTGAAGGATGGAGGCTGGAGATCCCAGGACTAGAGGAATTGACAACA GTAGGAGCAAGGAGGTGCCACGACTTGCAAGAAAAGACCTGTTTATTGTCCCATCATGGTTCAGGTCCCGATATTAGCTCGTTTGGAACGGGGTACTACTCTACCGAAGACTACAGAGACATACTCCGTCATGCGCACCAGCGACACGTTCAAGTGATACCTGAGTTTGACTTTCCGGGACACAGCCATGCTGCTATTCAAAGCATGAAAGTGCGGCATGAGGGCTTGATGGTAGAGGAAAAGGCTCAATACTCGCTCTTGATTGATGATTTTCATGATGTTTCCCAATATGTCTCGGCACAAGGATTTCGTGAAGATGTCATAAACCCATGTTTAGCTTCCACGTACTCATTCATGGATTACTTAATATCTGCCCTGCTTCGTCTTCATCGAGACATTCAGCCTTTGAAGTTATTTCACTTCGGGGGCGACGAGGTTCCTCTTGGAGTGTGGATAGATTCTCCGGCTTGCAAAAACATGACACAGAAGTTGGAACGAAATAAGCCGATGGTTAGGCAATCGTTAATGATTCACTTTATCAAAAAGCTCTCGACCATAGCCAAGAAACATAATGTAGAAATTGCAGGCTGGAGTGATGCATTCACCTTTGAAGATAACCAGCTAGATGAGATGAATGAACAGTACATTTTAAGTAAAACGCTCTTGGACTCCAAAGATCCAGTTGCGTATTATTGGGGAGGTGGGAAAGATCATTGGAGAGCACAAACATTAACGGATGATGGATACAAG ATGGTGCTGTCGCCTTCGGAAATTCTTTACCTTGATCACTCGTCAGAAGACGGCTTCAACGAGAGAGGACTCAACTGGGCGGCTGATTATTCAAATGTCAAGAAGATTCTTAATTATTCACCAGCAGACAACGAAAACATTTTGG GTATTGAAGGAACCGCATGGAGTGAACTAATTCGAACCGCTGATCAGTTGGACAGCATGATCTTCCCACGTCTGTTAGCTGTCGCAGAACGAGCGTGGAACAAAGCACCATGGGCTGATAACGCAGAGTATGCAGCGAGACAACGAGCCATTGACAGTGAATGGGTAAATTTTGCTAACACACTTGGCTACAAGGAACTGAAGCGACTTGACTTGATGGGAGTTGCATACCGCATACCACCTCCGGAACCAAG GCTTAGTTGCAAAAAAGAGAATTGCAAGAAATTGCGAGTGACAACCGAGCTGCCTGGCCTCAAAACTGAATATTCTCTTGATAATGGAGTTACGTGGAAAGACACCACACCGCAAATGGAGCTAAATACATCGATGAAATTTAGGACAAG GTCACCCGATGGAACGCGGTTTAGCAGGGTGATAAGACTTGAACCTTTGGTCGATTAG
- the LOC141861057 gene encoding beta-hexosaminidase-like isoform X1: MVYGRLGRSVRGRIKLALQVLLTLLILLGVNHVSNNWKQSTNILNTGEIISQLDGLLASATINDPNFGSDNRDNLREHFEFSEAKHEALGDQETLDYLAKAITVYFNFLSDEEAEIIFTNNGARVIENFGWAVYVSSMLSFSPVIDNFEGNGYFYVDKVLRVSHVSGRLFKLRPMGSHFKILPGESARCKVRTSWKPSRFLVAPNWYIARTGLRPRTIASTVGEELKFVAYPKWLREKVHAITTDLGHAPLAVIPTPKELRAGDHSDAQSSTVFISKEWTAIADDRLQNERRFLSDKLGLKATNHFTGIKSKVILLNLTSSTHALATFPESYVLKVDNSKEMITITGHGTAGVFYGMQTFLSLLNSESEVPEVLVKDWPRFSYRGLMIDVARNFKSKHQILKTLDVMAMYKMNKLHLHLSDSEGWRLEIPGLEELTTVGARRCHDLQEKTCLLSHHGSGPDISSFGTGYYSTEDYRDILRHAHQRHVQVIPEFDFPGHSHAAIQSMKVRHEGLMVEEKAQYSLLIDDFHDVSQYVSAQGFREDVINPCLASTYSFMDYLISALLRLHRDIQPLKLFHFGGDEVPLGVWIDSPACKNMTQKLERNKPMVRQSLMIHFIKKLSTIAKKHNVEIAGWSDAFTFEDNQLDEMNEQYILSKTLLDSKDPVAYYWGGGKDHWRAQTLTDDGYKMVLSPSEILYLDHSSEDGFNERGLNWAADYSNVKKILNYSPADNENILGIEGTAWSELIRTADQLDSMIFPRLLAVAERAWNKAPWADNAEYAARQRAIDSEWVNFANTLGYKELKRLDLMGVAYRIPPPEPRLSCKKENCKKLRVTTELPGLKTEYSLDNGVTWKDTTPQMELNTSMKFRTRSPDGTRFSRVIRLEPLVD, from the exons ATGGTATACGGACGGCTTGGTCGTTCTGTTCGTGGCAGAATAAAGCTTGCATTACAAGTTCTTCTTACTCTACTGATCTTGCTTGGTGTGAATCATGTGTCCAATAATTGGAAACAATCTACAAACATTTTGAACACCGGAG AGATTATCTCCCAACTCGATGGACTTCTTGCTTCAGCGACGATTAACGATCCTAACTTTGGGTCAGACAACAGAGATAACCTCAGGGAACACTTTGAATTTTCTGAAGCAAAGCACGAAGCATTAGGTGACCAAGAGACTCTAGACTACCTGGCGAAAGCGATCACAGTGTATTTTAACTTCTTGTCAGATGAAGAGGctgaaatcattttcaccaacAATGGTGCTAGAGTAATCGAGAATTTTGGTTGGGCCGTCTATGTTTCTTCGATGCTGTCTTTTTCGCCTGTCATTGATAATTTCGAGGGCAATGGATATTTTTACGTTGACAAAGTTCTCCGTGTAAGCCACGTCTCTGGCCGCCTCTTCAAGCTCCGACCAATGGGGTCGCATTTTAAGATCTTACCTGGGGAGTCTGCGAGGTGTAAAGTTCGAACTTCCTGGAAACCGTCAAGATTCCTGGTGGCACCAAATTGGTACATTGCAAGAACGGGGTTACGGCCCAGAACGATTGCAAGTACTGTGGGCGAGGAACTTAAGTTTGTCGCATACCCCAAATGGCTGCGAGAGAAAGTTCATGCAATAACTACTGATTTGGGACATGCACCCCTTGCAGTGATACCAACACCCAAGGAACTTCGAGCTGGTGATCATAGCGATGCCCAGAGCAGTACAGTATTTATCAGCAAGGAGTGGACTGCAATTGCAGACGATCGTTTGCAAAATGAACGTCGATTTCTTTCAG ACAAGCTTGGTTTAAAAGCAACCAACCACTTTACTGGAATCAAGTCAAAAGTCATTCTACTTAATTTGACGTCTTCAACTCATGCGTTGGCTACCTTCCCCGAATCCTACGTGTTAAAAGTAGATAATTCTAAGGAAATGATAACCATAACCGGCCATGGAACTGCAGGAGTCTTTTATGGTATGCAGACCTTTTTGTCACTCTTAAACAGCGAAAGCGAGGTACCTGAGGTGTTGGTGAAAGACTGGCCTCGCTTCTCTTATCGTGGTTTGATGATCGACGTTGCCCGTAACTTTAAATCAAAGCACCAAATCTTGAAAACATTGGACGTGATGGCGATGTACAAGATGAACAAGTTACACTTGCATCTCTCTGACAGTGAAGGATGGAGGCTGGAGATCCCAGGACTAGAGGAATTGACAACA GTAGGAGCAAGGAGGTGCCACGACTTGCAAGAAAAGACCTGTTTATTGTCCCATCATGGTTCAGGTCCCGATATTAGCTCGTTTGGAACGGGGTACTACTCTACCGAAGACTACAGAGACATACTCCGTCATGCGCACCAGCGACACGTTCAAGTGATACCTGAGTTTGACTTTCCGGGACACAGCCATGCTGCTATTCAAAGCATGAAAGTGCGGCATGAGGGCTTGATGGTAGAGGAAAAGGCTCAATACTCGCTCTTGATTGATGATTTTCATGATGTTTCCCAATATGTCTCGGCACAAGGATTTCGTGAAGATGTCATAAACCCATGTTTAGCTTCCACGTACTCATTCATGGATTACTTAATATCTGCCCTGCTTCGTCTTCATCGAGACATTCAGCCTTTGAAGTTATTTCACTTCGGGGGCGACGAGGTTCCTCTTGGAGTGTGGATAGATTCTCCGGCTTGCAAAAACATGACACAGAAGTTGGAACGAAATAAGCCGATGGTTAGGCAATCGTTAATGATTCACTTTATCAAAAAGCTCTCGACCATAGCCAAGAAACATAATGTAGAAATTGCAGGCTGGAGTGATGCATTCACCTTTGAAGATAACCAGCTAGATGAGATGAATGAACAGTACATTTTAAGTAAAACGCTCTTGGACTCCAAAGATCCAGTTGCGTATTATTGGGGAGGTGGGAAAGATCATTGGAGAGCACAAACATTAACGGATGATGGATACAAG ATGGTGCTGTCGCCTTCGGAAATTCTTTACCTTGATCACTCGTCAGAAGACGGCTTCAACGAGAGAGGACTCAACTGGGCGGCTGATTATTCAAATGTCAAGAAGATTCTTAATTATTCACCAGCAGACAACGAAAACATTTTGG GTATTGAAGGAACCGCATGGAGTGAACTAATTCGAACCGCTGATCAGTTGGACAGCATGATCTTCCCACGTCTGTTAGCTGTCGCAGAACGAGCGTGGAACAAAGCACCATGGGCTGATAACGCAGAGTATGCAGCGAGACAACGAGCCATTGACAGTGAATGGGTAAATTTTGCTAACACACTTGGCTACAAGGAACTGAAGCGACTTGACTTGATGGGAGTTGCATACCGCATACCACCTCCGGAACCAAG GCTTAGTTGCAAAAAAGAGAATTGCAAGAAATTGCGAGTGACAACCGAGCTGCCTGGCCTCAAAACTGAATATTCTCTTGATAATGGAGTTACGTGGAAAGACACCACACCGCAAATGGAGCTAAATACATCGATGAAATTTAGGACAAG GTCACCCGATGGAACGCGGTTTAGCAGGGTGATAAGACTTGAACCTTTGGTCGATTAG
- the LOC141861062 gene encoding stearoyl-CoA desaturase 5-like: MTETETIQSETKLSEDGNKRQVQQIVWCNVAFQSALHIMALYGIYLMPAANPRTWIWTWLCYVCGGLGVTCGAHRLWSHRSYKATWPFKLLLMLFNSMAAQNSIFEWARDHRVHHKYSETDADPHNAKRGFFFAHIGWVMMKKHPDVITKGQQFDLTDLYSDKIVMFQKRYYKLLSTFFNMVFPVFVPWYFWNENFFNAYIICYAFRYVITLNATFTINSLAHLWGSKPYDKTINPTKNFIVVFAISGEGFHNFHHSFPQDYAASELGLRFNPSKWFIELAELLGLAYDLKTVSKDVILKRRMRTGDMQHLANKTKEVKPSREPLISNK; the protein is encoded by the exons ATGACAGAAACAGAGACGATTCAATCGGAAACGAAACTTTCCGAGGATGGAAATAAACGCCAAGTGCAACAAATAGTTTGGTGTAATGTTGCTTTTCAGTCGGCCCTTCATATTATGGCCTTATACGGGATTTATCTCATGCCTGCAGCAAACCCCCGAACCTGGATTTGGACCTGGCTATGTTATGTTTGTGGAGGTCTGGGTGTTACTTGCGGAGCTCATAGACTTTGGTCGCACCGGTCATACAAGGCTACATGGCCTTTCAAGTTGTTACTTATGCTATTCAATTCCATGGCTGCACAAAATTCCATCTTTGAATGGGCAAGAGACCATCGTGTTCATCACAAGTATTCCGAAACAGACGCCGACCCACACAATGCAAAGAGAGGGTTCTTCTTCGCACATATTGGGTGGGTGATGATGAAGAAACACCCGGATGTCATAACCAAAGGACAACAGTTTGATCTGACCGATTTGTACTCGGATAAAATCGTCATGTTTCAGAAAAG ATACTACAAGCTCCTAAGCACGTTTTTCAATATGGTTTTTCCGGTGTTCGTTCCATGGTACTTTTGGAATGAGAACTTCTTCAACGCGTACATAATTTGCTATGCCTTCCGATATGTCATTACCCTGAATGCAACCTTTACCATCAACAGTTTAGCTCATCTTTGGGGATCCAAACCGTACGACAAGACCATAAACCCTACCAAGAACTTTATTGTTGTCTTTGCAATAAGCGGTGAGGGATTCCACAATTTCCACCATAGTTTTCCCCAAGATTATGCAGCCAGCGAACTGGGTCTCCGCTTCAACCCATCTAAATGGTTCATTGAGTTAGCTGAATTGCTTGGACTCGCTTATGACTTGAAAACTGTATCCAAGGATGTGATTTTAAAGAGAAGAATGCGCACAGGAGACATGCAACACTTGGCCAACAAAACTAAGGAAGTCAAACCTTCAAGGGAACCTCTAATTTCCAACAAATGA